One window of Botrimarina mediterranea genomic DNA carries:
- a CDS encoding cytochrome-c peroxidase has translation MAVFLWLGACEEGAQIESAREILALASKHDAKLTPLVAPSGLNWAAVRLGDRLFHDPILSRDGTVSCASCHDLKHGGDDGLVVSVGIDNRLGELNAPTVLNASLNSSQFWDGRAPTLSAQIDGPIHNPNEMDSDWGQIVERLNADASYRVAFETAYGAPLDAKLVRQAIVAFEESLITIDAPIDRWLLGDRQAMPIKALEGLHLFEQHGCISCHQGRAFGGNLFQRLGVMREYFEAAQTFRRIDLGRFNHTQDSHDKHVFRVPSLRNAELTGPYFHDGSAATLPDAVRVMLRIQVGVEPDEAEVDRLVEFLRSLTGVLKGRSA, from the coding sequence ATGGCGGTATTCCTGTGGCTTGGTGCTTGCGAGGAGGGGGCGCAAATCGAATCTGCCCGCGAGATTCTAGCGCTGGCGTCGAAGCACGATGCAAAACTCACGCCGCTAGTCGCTCCCAGCGGGCTCAACTGGGCTGCGGTGCGGCTCGGCGACCGGCTGTTCCACGACCCGATCCTGTCGCGTGACGGTACCGTGTCGTGCGCGAGCTGCCACGATCTGAAACACGGCGGCGACGACGGACTGGTGGTCTCAGTGGGGATCGATAACCGGCTCGGTGAGTTGAATGCACCAACGGTGCTGAACGCTTCCCTCAACTCGTCCCAATTTTGGGATGGTCGCGCTCCTACGCTTAGCGCGCAGATCGATGGGCCCATCCACAACCCAAACGAGATGGACTCCGATTGGGGCCAGATCGTCGAACGTTTGAATGCGGATGCCTCGTATCGGGTGGCATTTGAAACAGCTTACGGCGCTCCCCTTGATGCCAAACTTGTGAGGCAAGCGATCGTTGCGTTCGAGGAGTCCCTCATCACGATCGACGCGCCCATCGATCGGTGGCTCCTTGGCGACCGGCAGGCTATGCCGATCAAGGCGCTCGAAGGACTTCATTTGTTCGAGCAGCATGGCTGCATTTCTTGCCACCAGGGTCGGGCGTTTGGCGGAAACCTCTTCCAAAGATTGGGCGTGATGCGCGAGTATTTCGAGGCAGCGCAGACGTTCCGTCGCATTGATTTGGGACGTTTCAACCACACCCAGGACAGCCACGACAAACACGTCTTCCGTGTGCCCTCTCTCCGCAACGCCGAACTGACCGGCCCTTACTTCCACGACGGTTCCGCCGCAACCCTGCCCGACGCTGTCAGAGTGATGCTGCGCATCCAAGTCGGCGTTGAACCCGACGAGGCGGAAGTCGACCGCCTCGTCGAGTTCCTACGCAGTCTGACGGGTGTTCTCAAGGGACGGTCGGCATGA
- a CDS encoding RtcB family protein, translating into MSAQAAAEEQGIIPGSAGTFSVLTSGRGYVELLYSSSHGAGQRLNRGDARRAVSAQALAH; encoded by the coding sequence TTGAGCGCCCAGGCGGCCGCAGAAGAGCAGGGGATCATCCCTGGTTCGGCAGGGACATTCAGCGTCCTCACTTCGGGCCGCGGCTACGTCGAATTGCTCTACTCGTCGTCACACGGTGCGGGGCAGCGGCTAAACCGTGGCGACGCCCGACGTGCCGTCTCGGCCCAGGCGCTCGCTCACTGA
- a CDS encoding SDR family oxidoreductase, with amino-acid sequence MNQDADNPKSASGTRIALTGATGYVGGRLAPLLLERGYSIRCIARTPRKLDERPWRRHDAVEVVKDELSDPRTLAEQLRGCTAAYYLVHSMIAAGSGYADRDRALAQNFAEAAAAAGVERIIYLGGLGEVGDSLSEHLRSRRETESILASTGVPVTTLRAAMIIGSGSASFEILQYLVNRLPVMVTPRWVETECQPVAISDVLYWLAECLKTPDSAGQVLEVGGPDVLSYKELMQVAAAELGLRRRLILSVPVLTPRLSSAWISLVTPVPYQIARPLADGLSNRVVVEDHPVQEVMPHEALTVREAIRHALSATQAGRVETRWSVAGPVPGDPDWAGGKVFVDERSIDIEADADSVFAAVCRIGGGHGWYAGDLLWRLRGWMDQAVGGPGLRRGRRHPEDIEYGETLDFWRVVGLERGRSLSLHAEMKLPGEAQLDFDIREADSAGKTRLTMTARYRPRGLVGLAYWYAVAPLHNVVFGGMLKGIRDTAEAIRRGGEAPREARTAASSGASGYGRSRLWLGISAVGTIVVLSSLALAMDAPAALNRHANDSAIGTLASLVTFVFAYILVQLPFDFLGGYLLPRYHGRAHPTLPAFLQGLTRGVAMHAITLLACACLATLAGAALGVVGVVLAATLAAALLLLTRARLALLYSALTLTPSEPNNLQRKDYLRVLLAESADEGFTGGVLGVARPTGHLLPLEWRRVLGAEGFELALKRRSLAIGSGAWGRGRTVAIGFILFGVAVSAWLAGPDQLGTAGGTIAMSLWFTLWSFLGLLVLPTLSRRAVAELDRQLYDAGYLPEALDRTTRLLDARQDDEPERPGLVETIFHPIPSVQNRTRGPMRLGVRGAWDAARLAVFLSASGVGLLGRAVHCNCGRPALWVFLPTD; translated from the coding sequence ATGAACCAGGACGCCGACAACCCGAAATCGGCAAGCGGAACTCGGATCGCCCTGACGGGCGCGACGGGCTACGTCGGCGGTCGCTTGGCCCCTCTGCTGCTGGAGCGTGGCTACTCCATCCGGTGTATCGCCCGGACCCCCCGGAAGCTCGACGAAAGGCCTTGGCGTCGGCACGACGCCGTTGAGGTCGTGAAGGATGAACTCTCAGACCCACGGACGCTCGCCGAGCAACTTCGTGGCTGCACGGCGGCGTACTACCTTGTTCACTCCATGATCGCGGCGGGATCCGGCTATGCCGATCGAGACCGGGCGCTGGCGCAGAACTTCGCGGAAGCCGCCGCGGCGGCGGGCGTGGAGAGGATCATCTACCTGGGTGGGCTCGGGGAGGTCGGCGACTCGCTGAGCGAGCACCTCCGCTCTCGCCGCGAGACCGAGTCGATTCTCGCCTCCACCGGCGTGCCGGTAACGACGCTCAGGGCGGCCATGATTATCGGCTCGGGGTCCGCTTCCTTCGAGATACTGCAGTATCTCGTGAATCGCCTGCCGGTGATGGTGACGCCGCGTTGGGTTGAAACCGAGTGCCAGCCGGTCGCGATCAGCGACGTGCTGTACTGGCTCGCCGAATGCCTCAAGACGCCCGACTCCGCGGGACAGGTGCTCGAGGTCGGCGGTCCCGACGTCCTCTCCTACAAGGAATTGATGCAGGTGGCGGCTGCCGAGCTTGGCCTCCGGCGCCGGCTCATCCTCTCGGTGCCCGTGCTGACTCCGCGGCTGAGTTCGGCTTGGATCAGCCTCGTGACGCCGGTCCCGTACCAGATCGCTCGGCCTTTGGCCGACGGCCTGAGCAACCGCGTCGTGGTCGAGGATCACCCGGTTCAGGAGGTGATGCCGCACGAAGCGCTGACGGTGCGAGAGGCTATCCGCCATGCGCTTTCGGCGACGCAAGCCGGTCGCGTCGAGACACGCTGGTCCGTAGCTGGACCCGTCCCCGGCGACCCAGATTGGGCCGGCGGAAAGGTCTTTGTCGACGAACGCTCGATCGACATCGAGGCGGACGCCGATTCGGTGTTTGCAGCGGTCTGCCGGATCGGCGGGGGCCACGGCTGGTACGCGGGCGACCTGCTCTGGCGACTGCGTGGCTGGATGGACCAAGCGGTGGGCGGTCCGGGACTTCGGCGCGGCAGACGGCATCCCGAGGACATCGAGTACGGAGAAACCCTCGACTTCTGGAGGGTTGTCGGACTTGAGCGCGGTCGGTCGCTGTCGCTGCATGCAGAGATGAAACTGCCCGGTGAAGCTCAGCTTGACTTTGACATCCGCGAGGCGGATTCAGCCGGTAAGACGCGGCTCACCATGACGGCGCGCTACCGACCGAGAGGCCTGGTAGGACTCGCCTACTGGTACGCTGTCGCGCCGCTGCACAACGTCGTCTTCGGGGGTATGCTCAAGGGGATCCGCGACACTGCCGAGGCGATCCGCCGCGGTGGAGAGGCGCCCCGTGAGGCGCGTACGGCGGCTTCTAGCGGCGCCTCCGGGTACGGGCGATCACGCCTTTGGCTTGGCATCTCCGCGGTCGGCACGATCGTTGTTCTCTCATCGCTGGCGCTGGCGATGGACGCTCCAGCTGCGCTCAACCGGCACGCCAACGATTCCGCGATCGGGACGCTGGCTAGTCTGGTCACCTTCGTCTTTGCTTACATCTTGGTCCAACTCCCCTTTGATTTCCTGGGTGGCTACCTCCTGCCACGTTACCACGGGCGTGCCCACCCGACGCTTCCCGCCTTCCTGCAGGGGCTGACCAGGGGAGTCGCGATGCACGCCATCACCCTCCTCGCGTGCGCCTGCTTGGCAACGCTTGCCGGCGCCGCTCTGGGAGTCGTGGGCGTCGTCTTGGCGGCAACGCTGGCGGCTGCGTTGCTATTGCTGACGCGAGCTCGACTGGCGCTGCTGTATTCGGCACTCACTTTGACCCCTAGTGAACCGAACAACCTCCAGCGGAAAGACTACCTTCGAGTGTTGCTAGCTGAATCCGCCGACGAGGGTTTCACCGGGGGCGTGCTCGGCGTGGCACGACCAACGGGCCATTTGCTGCCACTGGAGTGGCGGCGGGTGCTCGGCGCCGAGGGTTTCGAACTGGCTCTGAAGAGGCGGTCGCTGGCGATCGGCAGCGGAGCATGGGGACGTGGGCGTACGGTGGCGATCGGCTTCATCCTCTTCGGAGTCGCCGTGTCGGCTTGGTTGGCGGGTCCCGATCAACTTGGCACGGCGGGCGGAACGATCGCAATGAGCCTTTGGTTTACCCTTTGGTCGTTCTTGGGCCTGCTGGTGCTGCCGACCCTCAGTCGTCGAGCCGTCGCCGAGCTGGATCGACAACTTTACGACGCCGGCTACCTGCCCGAGGCGCTCGATCGCACAACGCGTCTGCTCGATGCCCGACAAGACGACGAGCCAGAGCGGCCCGGGCTCGTTGAGACAATCTTTCACCCGATCCCGAGCGTGCAGAATCGCACCCGCGGCCCCATGAGGCTGGGCGTGCGGGGCGCCTGGGACGCGGCTAGGTTGGCCGTGTTCTTAAGTGCCAGCGGTGTCGGGCTCTTGGGGCGAGCTGTCCACTGCAACTGTGGACGGCCGGCCCTTTGGGTGTTTCTGCCGACGGACTGA
- a CDS encoding response regulator has product MSVSVLFVDDDAPMLRALKREFSYEYDLSVAYSAAEAQTLISGHRRFDVVISDVTMPGMNELEFIDRAAPQNPHTSFIVLTGNGEEETLKRACSMPAVVRVLTKPASRELILEAIGEAVSRKSLCP; this is encoded by the coding sequence ATGTCGGTATCTGTCCTGTTCGTCGATGATGACGCACCGATGCTCCGCGCCCTAAAGCGCGAGTTCTCATACGAGTACGATCTCTCCGTAGCCTACTCCGCCGCGGAAGCTCAAACGTTGATAAGCGGGCATCGACGCTTCGACGTTGTCATCAGCGACGTGACGATGCCTGGAATGAACGAGCTCGAGTTTATCGACCGGGCAGCGCCGCAGAATCCGCACACATCGTTCATCGTGCTCACGGGCAACGGCGAAGAAGAGACGCTCAAACGAGCCTGCTCAATGCCTGCGGTCGTCCGCGTCCTAACGAAGCCTGCGAGCCGTGAGTTGATTCTAGAGGCGATTGGCGAGGCAGTGAGCCGGAAGAGTCTGTGCCCATAA
- a CDS encoding Lacal_2735 family protein — protein sequence MFGLFGDKKAKLERHYNKLAEEAYKLSHTNRQQSDFKQAEAAEVLKQIEALECGSTPRMTKS from the coding sequence GTGTTCGGATTGTTCGGCGACAAGAAGGCCAAGCTGGAACGGCACTACAACAAACTAGCCGAAGAGGCCTACAAGCTCTCACACACCAACCGGCAGCAGAGCGATTTCAAACAGGCGGAAGCGGCGGAGGTGCTAAAGCAGATTGAAGCTTTGGAATGCGGCAGCACACCGCGGATGACGAAGTCGTAG
- a CDS encoding PAS domain-containing sensor histidine kinase, translating into MLSVTETTGVPTKTTFVFYCPVGQPHEWAKNELWDRLDDDVRHTLLVDRGGIEAERFNASSSGHCLLFDNNRRLLFSGGLVAGKDGMPSPPALDALGTHLSGRREAVSAFPVVGCDLQEQSFLSEYDFFTNYGNYMPRIHCLQTAEGRPDWAWIVTLIVLNITVLVGYAKIMRTWRACYLAEEERDRDPKLMDLAWIFFFCGISGYGISTVIFFWPAYRLLALFLLLLAIVTWRFAYDLKPFEESFSAKRVGRQTRESLEEEIAESVARESESREAYRVSQAILDSLPSHVCILNTRGEVILTNARWNRFAVNNGGDEAYLLANYLDICRSATGECRSNALALAEAIERIISEGSGSYTAEYACHSEHQQRWFEVCVMPVEKHLEGATIVTHTDITSRVLAEKEAQAQREEAERLALVAKYTDNAVVITDHEVRIEWVNDGFTRLTGFTLDEVRGKVPGEVLQGVNTDQSTVEFMAERISRKQGFDVEIVNYSKAGKEYWLAMEVRPIEDANGKVNKFIAIESDITDRKRREQELADLNRELSEQNEVICTERRLLTTIIDSLPQAIFWKDQSSTYVGCNSVFAELVGMRSPADIAGRTDFDLAWSQDDALQYAANDREVIAGEQVMVNVEQTQSLSCGTQKTIWTSKTPLFDEHGAIVGLVGAFADITNQKQIERRLAQAEKLESIGRLASGVAHEINTPMQFIGCNVSYLSRIVEQWTGLQTAVSALLNSEGSGGLERLRETLPSEDILRSSEEALADCRLGVERVSEIIGAMKEFAHPGSDDSMPFDINRSIQNAATLTKNATKQHAVVELDLAECGLVQGSASSMSQALVNLIVNAADAIEEASDGGIVPGHITISTRQFEDRVVVRVVDTGCGMSSEVAARAFDPFFTTKGVGKGSGQGLAIAYNAVVEKCGGEIKVDSNPGEGTTFTISLPVAYHEDSLMKVSSVTS; encoded by the coding sequence GTGCTGAGCGTCACCGAGACGACAGGTGTGCCTACAAAGACGACGTTCGTCTTCTATTGTCCTGTCGGCCAACCCCATGAGTGGGCCAAGAATGAATTGTGGGACCGGCTCGACGACGACGTCAGGCACACGCTCCTCGTCGACCGCGGCGGAATCGAGGCGGAACGGTTCAATGCCTCTTCTTCCGGGCATTGCCTCCTCTTCGATAACAACCGACGTCTGCTCTTCAGCGGCGGCCTTGTTGCGGGGAAAGACGGAATGCCGTCGCCTCCAGCCCTCGATGCGCTGGGGACGCACTTGTCGGGACGCCGCGAAGCGGTCTCTGCATTTCCGGTTGTTGGCTGCGATTTGCAAGAGCAATCATTTCTTTCCGAGTACGACTTCTTCACGAATTACGGCAACTACATGCCGCGAATCCACTGTCTCCAAACGGCGGAGGGAAGGCCGGACTGGGCGTGGATCGTCACGCTGATCGTGCTGAACATCACCGTCCTGGTGGGATACGCAAAGATCATGCGCACTTGGCGGGCGTGCTATCTGGCGGAGGAGGAGCGTGATCGCGACCCCAAGCTGATGGATTTGGCCTGGATCTTCTTCTTCTGTGGAATCTCTGGGTATGGCATCTCCACAGTCATCTTCTTTTGGCCAGCCTATCGGCTCCTGGCGCTATTTCTACTCCTGCTGGCGATCGTGACGTGGAGATTCGCCTACGACCTGAAGCCGTTTGAAGAGTCTTTCTCCGCGAAGCGCGTAGGACGCCAAACGAGGGAGTCGCTAGAAGAGGAGATCGCCGAGTCCGTTGCCCGCGAGTCAGAAAGTCGAGAAGCCTACCGTGTGTCGCAGGCGATACTTGACTCGCTGCCATCTCACGTCTGCATATTGAATACACGGGGCGAGGTCATCCTGACTAACGCAAGGTGGAACCGGTTCGCCGTAAATAATGGCGGTGACGAGGCCTACCTCCTTGCTAACTACCTCGACATTTGCCGATCGGCGACGGGTGAATGCCGTTCTAACGCGTTAGCGCTAGCGGAAGCGATCGAACGGATCATCTCCGAAGGCTCGGGGAGCTACACGGCGGAATACGCCTGTCACTCAGAACATCAGCAGCGTTGGTTTGAGGTCTGCGTGATGCCCGTCGAGAAGCACTTAGAGGGAGCAACCATTGTTACTCATACGGACATCACGAGTCGTGTGCTTGCAGAGAAAGAAGCTCAAGCACAACGGGAGGAGGCCGAGCGGTTGGCCCTTGTCGCCAAGTACACCGATAACGCCGTTGTCATTACCGACCATGAAGTACGAATCGAATGGGTAAACGATGGCTTCACTCGCTTGACGGGATTCACACTTGATGAGGTGAGGGGCAAGGTTCCTGGTGAGGTGCTCCAAGGCGTTAACACGGACCAGTCCACTGTCGAGTTCATGGCCGAACGAATCTCTCGCAAACAGGGGTTCGACGTGGAAATCGTCAACTACAGCAAGGCCGGGAAAGAATACTGGCTTGCGATGGAGGTGAGACCGATTGAAGACGCGAACGGGAAGGTCAACAAGTTCATTGCAATCGAAAGCGACATCACCGACCGGAAACGCCGCGAACAGGAACTTGCTGACCTAAACCGTGAGCTCTCAGAACAAAACGAGGTGATCTGCACTGAGCGTCGTCTGCTGACGACGATCATTGATAGCCTGCCTCAGGCGATCTTCTGGAAGGACCAATCTTCGACATACGTTGGTTGCAATTCGGTCTTCGCCGAGTTGGTCGGAATGCGGAGTCCTGCTGATATCGCGGGAAGGACCGATTTCGATCTGGCCTGGAGCCAAGACGATGCCCTGCAGTACGCGGCGAACGACCGCGAAGTGATTGCGGGCGAACAGGTTATGGTCAACGTCGAGCAGACGCAATCACTTAGTTGCGGGACACAGAAGACAATCTGGACGAGTAAGACCCCCCTATTCGATGAGCACGGAGCCATTGTTGGGTTGGTTGGCGCCTTCGCCGACATCACCAATCAAAAGCAGATCGAGCGGCGGCTAGCGCAAGCCGAAAAACTCGAATCCATCGGTCGATTGGCGTCTGGCGTTGCTCACGAAATTAACACACCGATGCAGTTCATTGGCTGCAACGTCAGCTACCTTAGCCGGATCGTAGAACAGTGGACGGGGTTGCAGACCGCCGTCAGCGCCTTACTCAACAGTGAGGGCAGCGGAGGACTTGAACGGCTCCGCGAGACTCTCCCTAGCGAAGATATCCTCCGGAGCAGTGAAGAAGCACTCGCCGACTGCCGCCTGGGTGTCGAGCGCGTCTCCGAGATCATCGGCGCGATGAAGGAGTTCGCTCATCCGGGCAGCGACGACAGCATGCCGTTTGACATCAATCGCAGTATCCAGAATGCCGCCACACTCACTAAGAACGCGACCAAGCAGCACGCGGTCGTCGAACTCGACCTCGCCGAATGTGGGTTAGTGCAGGGGTCGGCGTCGTCGATGAGCCAAGCACTCGTCAATTTGATCGTCAATGCGGCCGACGCGATCGAGGAAGCCAGCGACGGGGGGATAGTCCCCGGTCACATCACGATCTCCACCCGCCAGTTTGAAGACCGGGTGGTGGTGCGGGTCGTGGACACGGGGTGCGGCATGAGCTCGGAAGTCGCCGCGCGGGCGTTCGACCCGTTCTTCACGACCAAGGGAGTTGGCAAGGGAAGCGGCCAGGGTCTGGCCATTGCCTATAACGCCGTTGTCGAGAAGTGCGGCGGTGAGATCAAGGTCGACTCCAACCCGGGAGAGGGAACGACCTTCACCATCTCACTGCCAGTCGCATACCACGAGGATAGCTTGATGAAGGTCAGCTCGGTGACAAGCTAG
- a CDS encoding nucleoside deaminase — MLRDDQAFMHAAIEAAHGNPKAPFGAVLLDRRAGRIVASGVNDSATDPTLHAEMVAISQYAKTDGPAWEHLTLYTTAEPCCMCQGAVIWSGITRVVFGISIGRLVELGWKQIEIPAKEAVHRSWRRDLTVQGGIGESECDLLFQAVSPVDR; from the coding sequence GTGCTAAGAGATGACCAAGCCTTCATGCATGCCGCGATCGAAGCCGCGCATGGCAACCCGAAGGCGCCCTTCGGGGCCGTGCTCCTCGACCGTCGCGCGGGGCGCATTGTCGCATCGGGGGTTAACGACTCAGCGACCGACCCAACCCTACACGCGGAAATGGTCGCAATCAGCCAGTACGCTAAAACCGACGGACCGGCTTGGGAACATCTGACGCTTTACACGACGGCGGAGCCCTGCTGTATGTGCCAGGGAGCGGTCATCTGGTCCGGGATTACCCGAGTCGTCTTTGGGATCTCGATCGGCCGTCTCGTCGAGCTGGGCTGGAAACAGATCGAGATCCCGGCCAAGGAAGCCGTCCATCGGAGCTGGCGTCGTGACCTCACCGTCCAGGGTGGGATCGGCGAATCGGAGTGCGACCTCCTCTTCCAAGCCGTGTCGCCGGTTGACCGATAA
- a CDS encoding ATP-binding protein codes for MPLALFAAAVIGIAFSSVMGGESGVLLSDRGALESAIQYHEAVVGEVLLIDSGSRWNFDTLANLERGLRSQIDKIESQEHRYTPTDLPGMLRDDLELVERYKTHHAVRRKSLAVLADPNRTHVVFPDRFAGEIAWLVMRLSGQLDGEAADKIGKVLEEDRWREAQYAEAKAHLHLIVQSQTRCDAILSRLTDSPARARMLQASDRLRDLIESHTDSLNTRQRLIFVLLAATLGYAGAMLVEQRRAVHELAKVNDGLETAVADRTAELTAERELLRSLLDSLPSAVFWKDLEGVYRGCNPAFASILGFDCHERVIGITDDDLPWDFQSRCNKIETERAVLTSHHAVIGAPDCKVLESGRSLELIASTLILRDQQSQPWGLVGVYTDVSELNRLRRELVQAEKLRSVGQLAAGIAHEINSPIQTASGNIEYLKEGLATLLTVAEVGVAESLSVRPTIDPHYLDHLRRNAYGAVEDCSEALRRVTEIVQSMRVMSHPGKREHVATDLNAIVGSAVTITRSRWKYHAEVEIDIDDDLPMPEVMSNEISQVLLNLIVNAGDAIAEARSEDDPLGLITVRTRSDSDHVVVEVEDTGCGMPPELRSRIFEPFFTTKEVGKGTGQGLAIAHDIVVLGHGGQIECESEAGVGTTFRLYLPVTAESTTPREVLIAN; via the coding sequence ATGCCACTTGCGCTGTTCGCGGCCGCAGTGATCGGGATCGCCTTTTCGTCAGTGATGGGCGGCGAAAGCGGGGTGCTCTTGAGCGATCGAGGTGCTCTGGAGTCGGCGATCCAATATCACGAGGCCGTCGTCGGCGAAGTTCTTTTGATCGATTCCGGATCGCGGTGGAACTTCGATACGCTGGCGAATCTTGAGCGTGGCCTCAGGAGTCAAATCGATAAGATCGAGTCTCAGGAGCACCGTTACACCCCAACCGACCTGCCGGGAATGCTGCGCGACGACCTTGAGTTGGTCGAGCGTTACAAGACTCACCACGCTGTTCGACGAAAATCGCTCGCGGTTTTGGCTGACCCCAACAGAACGCATGTCGTTTTCCCCGATCGCTTTGCCGGGGAAATTGCTTGGCTCGTTATGCGACTATCCGGGCAGCTCGATGGCGAGGCTGCGGACAAGATCGGCAAGGTCCTCGAAGAGGATCGTTGGCGCGAAGCGCAGTATGCCGAGGCGAAGGCCCACCTCCATCTCATCGTGCAGAGCCAGACGAGATGTGATGCGATTTTGAGCCGGCTGACCGACTCGCCTGCGCGCGCTCGCATGCTCCAGGCCAGCGACCGATTGCGGGACCTTATCGAGTCGCACACAGACAGCCTCAACACTCGCCAGCGGCTCATTTTCGTGTTGCTCGCCGCAACGCTTGGTTACGCCGGGGCTATGTTAGTCGAGCAGCGGAGGGCCGTGCATGAACTCGCGAAGGTCAATGATGGGCTGGAGACTGCGGTCGCGGACCGCACCGCCGAGCTGACCGCCGAACGGGAGCTACTCCGATCACTGCTTGACAGCCTGCCCTCAGCGGTCTTTTGGAAAGACCTTGAGGGCGTCTACCGTGGGTGCAACCCCGCTTTCGCGAGCATACTCGGCTTCGACTGTCACGAACGTGTCATCGGGATCACGGATGATGACCTCCCGTGGGACTTCCAAAGTCGGTGTAACAAGATTGAAACCGAGCGGGCCGTCCTCACATCGCACCACGCGGTGATCGGCGCTCCCGACTGCAAAGTACTCGAATCGGGGCGTAGTTTGGAGCTGATCGCAAGTACGTTGATCCTTCGCGACCAACAGAGCCAGCCGTGGGGACTTGTGGGCGTCTACACCGATGTAAGCGAGCTCAACCGGCTGCGGCGTGAGCTCGTTCAGGCGGAAAAGCTCCGCTCGGTCGGCCAACTAGCGGCCGGCATCGCGCACGAGATCAATTCGCCTATCCAGACGGCGTCGGGCAACATCGAGTACCTGAAAGAGGGACTGGCCACGCTGCTTACGGTTGCCGAGGTGGGGGTAGCGGAATCGCTCTCCGTCCGCCCAACCATCGACCCTCACTACCTGGATCACCTGCGTCGAAACGCCTATGGAGCAGTAGAGGACTGCTCGGAGGCGCTTCGACGGGTGACCGAGATCGTCCAATCGATGCGTGTGATGTCCCACCCCGGCAAGCGGGAGCACGTCGCTACTGACCTGAACGCTATCGTTGGCAGTGCGGTGACGATTACCCGTAGCCGCTGGAAGTACCATGCGGAGGTAGAGATCGACATCGACGATGACCTGCCCATGCCTGAGGTGATGTCGAATGAAATCAGCCAAGTCCTCTTGAATCTCATTGTCAACGCGGGCGACGCTATAGCCGAGGCACGTAGTGAAGACGATCCGCTAGGGCTGATCACTGTGCGGACGAGATCTGATAGTGACCACGTTGTCGTAGAGGTCGAGGACACCGGCTGTGGCATGCCACCCGAGCTTCGCTCACGGATCTTCGAGCCGTTCTTTACTACCAAGGAGGTGGGCAAGGGTACCGGCCAGGGTCTTGCAATCGCACACGACATCGTCGTCCTGGGGCACGGCGGCCAGATCGAGTGTGAGTCCGAGGCCGGGGTCGGCACGACCTTCCGATTGTACTTGCCGGTTACGGCAGAAAGTACGACCCCAAGAGAGGTTTTGATCGCGAACTGA